From the bacterium genome, one window contains:
- the cas5 gene encoding CRISPR-associated protein Cas5: MKGLHVRFEGFSAFFRLPFIVTGTQLSSPVPPYSTLLGLISCCAGRDIGPSDTRIGYEYKIRGTTLELERTDRLKMDNKGRLKLNSKGQGISYREIHIAPILDLYLTNPNLKVIFERPVGTPCLGRSQDIVWIKLIEEIDLEGKKEGMVGATLLPFPQKDFGGRIIRLSDYFNNSKYGVLRKLEKLGIYQAVPQVENGVYVTTKNLFHPAGIPDKEKVVYIHDWSN, encoded by the coding sequence ATGAAAGGGTTACATGTCAGATTTGAAGGATTTTCGGCATTTTTTCGTTTGCCGTTTATAGTAACCGGAACACAACTTTCTTCGCCTGTTCCACCTTATAGCACCTTACTTGGATTAATAAGTTGTTGTGCCGGGCGTGATATTGGTCCATCAGATACAAGAATTGGTTATGAATATAAAATTCGAGGGACAACTTTGGAATTAGAAAGAACTGACCGTTTAAAAATGGATAATAAAGGAAGGCTTAAACTGAATTCAAAAGGTCAGGGAATATCTTATAGAGAAATACATATCGCACCTATTTTGGATTTATATCTTACTAATCCCAATCTGAAAGTAATATTTGAAAGACCTGTTGGTACTCCTTGTTTGGGAAGGTCTCAAGATATTGTCTGGATAAAATTAATTGAAGAGATAGATTTAGAGGGGAAAAAAGAGGGTATGGTTGGAGCTACATTGCTTCCTTTTCCACAAAAAGACTTCGGAGGAAGAATAATCAGGCTGTCAGATTATTTTAATAACTCAAAATACGGTGTTCTGAGGAAATTAGAAAAATTGGGAATTTATCAGGCTGTTCCTCAAGTTGAAAACGGTGTTTATGTAACAACAAAAAATCTCTTTCATCCCGCTGGAATTCCAGATAAAGAAAAGGTTGTCTATATACATGATTGGAGCAATTAA
- the cas3 gene encoding CRISPR-associated helicase Cas3', whose translation MDELLAKIDGETLYEHTKKVIENSKSIVDNLPSDVFLSIKKDKLLELVVPCALFHDAGKAAVGFQKVLKNEKKSWDGKRHESISAALISSYPNILPEQILAVLTHHKDIPPDGISDDYKTLNFEYIKSDSAVYQEMMSEWKQNYEKFKFFWNKINIMLGAKYSEIKNIEKIKIDEKWLERSGRYSQNKNISYHERRLASILRGILITSDHLTSGGIAPTTIPVLRNHKILDKPIRNFQNKIANTKGQTILRAPTGSGKTEAALLWAANNQIPNGRLFYVLPYTASINAMHKRLSKIFGTENVGVLHSKIISYLYDLNLEENKNPQDAQELAKNISSLCHEAYYPIKICTAHQILRHILRGRGWEQIFLEYPGACFIFDEIHAYDPVITGLIIGTAKLLKKWGANCLFISATMPLFLRNLISAHLGDISIIEPDINNFEDRKIMDKKRHNLIINDDGNMMNSKDWIISECRNNASNLIICNHVDSAQKVFYQIKTGFKEGEVRLLHSRFNREDRNRIENRLINENLPKVLIATQVVEVSLDIDFERGYFESAPIDALVQRMGRVNRKGEKGKIADITIFKEHIGEYSIYSEDKIRLTIKEIEKLSMPVSELDIIKAADNVYCEGYNKNEEQEFLNALNHPDINDFESRMIAGTHRNWIEDVIENSDKTIEVLPSNKLEEYNNRRKNGLWIEADNLLVPIRTRSIYRFKSLLNLRVDPPNIYVEYNELGLTADTMSNII comes from the coding sequence ATGGATGAATTGTTAGCTAAAATTGATGGTGAGACACTTTATGAGCATACAAAAAAGGTGATAGAAAATTCAAAAAGTATTGTAGATAATTTACCATCGGATGTTTTTTTGTCGATTAAAAAAGACAAGTTATTGGAGTTAGTTGTTCCCTGCGCTCTTTTTCATGATGCAGGGAAGGCTGCTGTTGGTTTTCAAAAAGTTCTTAAAAATGAAAAAAAGAGCTGGGATGGTAAAAGACATGAATCTATTTCAGCGGCATTAATTTCTTCCTATCCAAATATCTTGCCAGAGCAGATTTTAGCTGTATTAACTCATCATAAGGATATTCCGCCGGACGGAATATCAGATGATTATAAAACATTGAATTTCGAGTATATCAAGTCTGATTCGGCAGTATATCAAGAAATGATGAGTGAGTGGAAACAAAACTATGAGAAGTTTAAATTTTTCTGGAATAAAATTAATATTATGTTGGGCGCGAAATATTCAGAAATCAAAAATATAGAAAAAATTAAAATCGACGAGAAATGGCTGGAACGTTCGGGACGCTATTCACAAAATAAAAATATCTCATATCATGAAAGGCGATTAGCTTCTATTCTCAGAGGAATATTGATAACATCTGATCATTTAACGTCGGGTGGAATTGCGCCAACTACTATACCTGTGTTGAGAAACCATAAAATACTTGATAAACCAATTAGAAACTTCCAAAATAAAATTGCTAATACGAAAGGTCAAACCATTTTACGGGCGCCTACTGGTTCAGGTAAAACCGAAGCAGCGCTTCTATGGGCAGCTAATAATCAGATCCCTAATGGTCGGTTGTTTTATGTCCTGCCATATACGGCAAGTATAAACGCTATGCACAAAAGATTAAGCAAAATATTTGGAACGGAAAATGTGGGTGTGTTGCATTCAAAAATCATTTCTTATTTATACGATTTGAATTTAGAAGAAAATAAGAATCCTCAAGACGCACAGGAATTGGCAAAAAATATTTCTTCTTTATGCCATGAAGCATATTATCCTATAAAAATTTGTACTGCACACCAAATACTTCGTCATATCCTGAGAGGAAGGGGATGGGAACAGATTTTTCTTGAATACCCGGGGGCATGCTTTATTTTTGATGAAATACACGCTTATGACCCGGTTATTACTGGACTAATAATTGGGACCGCAAAATTATTGAAAAAATGGGGCGCAAATTGTCTATTTATTTCAGCAACCATGCCGTTATTCCTAAGAAATCTTATTTCTGCTCATTTAGGAGATATAAGTATAATAGAACCTGATATAAATAATTTTGAAGATAGGAAAATTATGGATAAAAAAAGACATAATCTTATTATTAATGATGACGGGAACATGATGAATTCTAAAGATTGGATTATATCAGAATGTAGAAATAATGCGTCAAATTTAATAATTTGCAATCATGTTGATTCAGCACAAAAAGTATTTTATCAAATCAAAACAGGTTTTAAAGAAGGAGAGGTACGATTATTGCACAGTCGTTTTAATCGAGAAGATAGAAATCGTATAGAAAATAGACTTATCAATGAAAATTTACCTAAAGTATTGATTGCTACTCAAGTGGTTGAAGTCAGTTTAGATATAGATTTTGAGCGAGGTTATTTTGAATCAGCTCCAATTGACGCGCTTGTCCAGCGAATGGGCAGGGTAAACAGGAAAGGAGAAAAGGGCAAAATAGCAGATATTACAATATTTAAAGAACATATTGGCGAATATTCTATTTATTCTGAAGATAAAATTCGTTTAACTATAAAAGAAATTGAAAAACTTTCTATGCCGGTAAGTGAGCTTGATATTATTAAAGCAGCAGACAATGTTTATTGTGAAGGATATAATAAAAATGAGGAACAAGAATTTTTAAATGCTTTAAACCATCCAGATATTAATGATTTTGAAAGCAGAATGATTGCTGGTACTCATAGAAATTGGATTGAAGACGTAATTGAAAATTCGGATAAAACAATAGAGGTATTGCCGAGTAATAAATTGGAAGAGTATAACAATCGGCGAAAGAATGGTCTATGGATAGAGGCGGATAATCTTCTCGTGCCTATTCGCACAAGGAGCATATACAGATTTAAAAGTTTGCTAAATTTAAGAGTAGATCCGCCAAATATTTATGTTGAATATAATGAACTGGGTTTAACTGCAGACACTATGAGCAACATAATATAA
- a CDS encoding SEC-C metal-binding domain-containing protein, which produces MTYQTLSDNDLIGLLFTEEDRLPRAAVDEFVRRGERMIEPLKRIVSERFYWTYDPPEFWAVVHASYILGAISGEKVVVPLLRALRWSVAFDCDWVSDKLTYMFSKIGISAIPELKKLSVDRTSDWFTRSVVMNSLGGITIDNPEVEEDIFSFIGAIFRDESEDWETRQLAANVLLDFLRQEYRDELIKFGKKDTEFCHKDKSHTAMFDEEWARQEFSRGEKDYSEYIDDWLSFYDEDEIKGRQDRWDKEALEDMEDEEETLKIGRNDPCPCGSGKKYKKCCMEN; this is translated from the coding sequence ATGACCTACCAAACCCTTTCCGATAACGATTTGATTGGCCTTCTTTTCACCGAGGAAGACCGTCTTCCCCGGGCCGCGGTGGATGAATTTGTCCGGCGCGGGGAGCGGATGATTGAACCATTGAAGCGTATTGTGTCGGAGCGGTTTTACTGGACGTATGATCCGCCGGAGTTCTGGGCTGTGGTTCACGCTTCTTATATACTTGGCGCTATCAGCGGGGAAAAGGTTGTTGTGCCGCTTTTGAGAGCTCTCCGCTGGTCTGTTGCTTTTGATTGTGACTGGGTGAGCGATAAACTGACTTATATGTTCAGCAAGATTGGTATATCTGCCATTCCTGAGCTTAAAAAACTTTCAGTCGATAGAACATCCGACTGGTTTACCAGGTCGGTTGTAATGAATAGCCTGGGCGGGATAACAATTGATAATCCTGAAGTCGAAGAGGATATTTTTTCTTTTATCGGCGCGATTTTTAGAGATGAAAGTGAAGATTGGGAGACAAGGCAGTTGGCGGCAAATGTTCTTCTCGATTTTTTGAGGCAGGAATACAGGGATGAATTGATTAAATTTGGTAAGAAGGATACGGAATTTTGCCACAAGGATAAATCACATACGGCGATGTTTGATGAGGAGTGGGCGAGGCAGGAATTTTCAAGGGGAGAAAAAGATTATTCTGAGTATATTGATGACTGGCTTTCTTTTTACGATGAAGATGAAATAAAAGGACGTCAGGATCGATGGGACAAAGAAGCTTTGGAGGATATGGAAGATGAAGAGGAAACTTTAAAAATAGGCCGTAACGATCCGTGCCCGTGCGGCAGCGGGAAGAAATATAAAAAATGCTGTATGGAAAATTAA
- the cas4 gene encoding CRISPR-associated protein Cas4 encodes MRSNLTGNLHFTGTQINYYFLCGKKLWYFSHYIQMEQNSDLVYLGKLIHETSYEREKKEIEIDNTIKIDFIDKERVIHEVKKSDKVEDAHIWQLKYYIWYLKQKGVEGVTGKINYPKLKKTEDVFLELADEEKIESILKGIKNIVDEELPPAADKTKICSNCSYEALCWI; translated from the coding sequence ATGAGATCAAATTTAACCGGAAACCTGCATTTTACCGGGACACAAATTAATTATTATTTTCTCTGCGGAAAAAAGCTGTGGTATTTTTCGCATTATATCCAGATGGAGCAGAACAGCGATCTGGTGTATCTTGGGAAACTCATTCATGAAACATCTTACGAGCGGGAGAAAAAGGAGATTGAGATTGATAATACAATCAAGATAGATTTTATAGATAAAGAGCGGGTTATTCATGAAGTCAAAAAATCCGATAAGGTTGAAGACGCTCATATCTGGCAGTTGAAGTATTATATCTGGTATTTGAAGCAAAAGGGAGTTGAAGGCGTTACCGGAAAAATAAATTACCCGAAACTGAAAAAAACGGAAGATGTATTTTTGGAGCTGGCGGATGAAGAGAAGATTGAGTCAATTTTGAAGGGAATAAAGAATATTGTGGATGAGGAATTGCCGCCGGCAGCGGATAAAACGAAGATTTGCAGTAATTGCAGTTATGAGGCATTATGCTGGATTTAG